From the Plasmodium vivax scf_4724 genomic scaffold, whole genome shotgun sequence genome, the window ATATTATATCGTAATAaccttatatattttattgtataatccgacttacatttttttctatagggtaatcataatatttatttaaacattAATTACCTTAAAGGCAATACCTTGAAAGTAAGAAATGATAGATTACTTACAAATGATGATCCACAGTGcgaaataaaacaaagtagaataaaagaaaatttaaaagaaccAGAgacgaaaaataaattaaaagatatCACAGAGTCCTCAGACATTTAcgaaaaggcaaacaaaaACACATCAAATAGTATGCATgcttacataaaaaaattggaacgAGGATATCCTAATAAGAAGGGTTTAAAAAGATTAGAttgttattatgaaaaaaaactgtttgatgaaatgtataaattagATAAAATTTCAGGACAtatgaaaagtaaaaatagttatattaaaaaagtaatttgGAAAAGATATGGTTTTcgttttgttatattttcattGGTTCTATTATTTGAAGCAGGAATTTGTATATGGTATTATTTTGGCAGCAATATGGAATGGACTAAACCTTGTAAAACTAATGAGAGCGGTCCTTGTGATACGTGTACATTTCTAAGAAAATACTTATTACCTTCGAAtagtattatttatattccattaattattttatttttatcctttatTATATTCCTATTGagtaaagtaaaaaaatataaaagattaaaaaaaagatacggTAATACAAGAGAAGtgtaatatttaaatatatgctatcatatttttagaataaattgatatatataatattattttttatatatgccaAACCTAATCTagtatgtgtgtgttttttatgagatatattttgtgtgaggaaatattttattgtattaaaggaaaaatatataatgcataATTCGTTTATCTGctagttttatatttataaagcatactttaaaagaaatgaaatgtAACCTACAACATacatgaaatttttaattattcgtctttgtataaatatatacattatatgaaaattttagcttagttaatttatatatatatttgcgttcatattatatgtatttgaCATAAgaacaatatataaattgaCATGTAGgatcctttttatttaattaatttgtaAGCCGGCCTTTTCAAAATCATGAATTAAACATTACATTATTAATGTCCTATGTAATTGtgatataatttaataagaaacaaaatattttttataaattaataaaatatgtttctcattacacaaaaaatgatattgtTAAAACGTATTTATTATAGTGTTTATTTAAAGCACAATTATTAGGTGTccaatataatttttatatatgcatgaacatttaaaatatattttttgtacagATGATGCAGTCAGAAAGTAAATACAATTTAATTCCAACACAttaatgtaattataaatacataGAATGTcctataattattatacattatgacttataattaaaatagtCAGTTAAATCtgtataatatttaagaTATTTCCAAGAAgttatacaaaatatgtaAACACTACCTGGTATTGtcataattaaaacaataataaaaaatatcaaatatatttacaatataattttataatacttccaaattatattgtaaatacTGTTAAATATTaaggaaagaaaatat encodes:
- a CDS encoding variable surface protein Vir35-like (encoded by transcript PVX_038690A) is translated as MEWYYHYNHDYAGNHNIYLNINYLKGNTLKVRNDRLLTNDDPQCEIKQSRIKENLKEPETKNKLKDITESSDIYEKANKNTSNSMHAYIKKLERGYPNKKGLKRLDCYYEKKLFDEMYKLDKISGHMKSKNSYIKKVIWKRYGFRFVIFSLVLLFEAGICIWYYFGSNMEWTKPCKTNESGPCDTCTFLRKYLLPSNIK